The Bordetella sp. FB-8 genome includes a window with the following:
- a CDS encoding FAD-dependent oxidoreductase — protein MPTSSHNVARFSQLRDGHPIRVVVEKENVLLIRDGDAVHAYAADCPHAGAPLEEGAVCHGHIVCPWHKGIFALATGDVLEPPPLVALDRYPVTVEGDNVMVVPEKLSSPAASASARTDDPRVFAIIGAGAAGGAACAGLRRRGFSGRIVLIGKEPQAPYDRTSLSKFVLSGEMKPQDVPALLPAGFIANERIERIVSTVSRLDAGIRHIHFEDGRELAYDAALLAPGSTPVVPDMPGCDLGNVYRLRSLADACDIVDAVHDRCRVVILGSSFIGLESACALRKRNIDITVVSTDKIPFSVQFGDRIGSMFRYLHEDNGVVFRLDTKVAALAGESAVREVVLASGERLAADVVLLGTGVKPATGFVDGVALQKDGGITVDAGMWATPGLYVAGDIAVFPLDEGRPSVRIEHWRVAQQHGLIAARNMCGANERYDSVPFFWTHHYGKTFEYLGHASEWDEIVTDGDLDLHEFLALFVKDGKVVAALACGREQQTSRLIGFLRSGLSVDQALRIANGHDTGREGKFAA, from the coding sequence ATGCCAACTTCCAGTCATAACGTCGCACGCTTCTCCCAACTTAGGGACGGTCATCCGATACGCGTGGTGGTCGAAAAGGAAAATGTGTTGCTAATCCGAGATGGCGATGCCGTGCATGCCTACGCGGCAGATTGTCCGCATGCCGGTGCGCCGCTGGAGGAAGGTGCCGTCTGCCATGGCCATATCGTCTGTCCGTGGCACAAGGGAATATTCGCGTTGGCCACCGGCGATGTCCTCGAGCCGCCCCCGCTGGTGGCATTGGACCGTTATCCCGTTACGGTCGAGGGCGACAACGTCATGGTAGTGCCCGAAAAGTTATCGTCGCCCGCTGCCTCTGCATCCGCACGCACGGACGATCCGCGCGTGTTCGCGATCATCGGGGCGGGAGCGGCCGGCGGCGCAGCCTGCGCTGGGCTGCGCCGCCGCGGTTTTTCTGGCCGGATCGTGCTGATTGGAAAGGAGCCGCAAGCGCCCTACGATCGCACGTCGCTTAGCAAGTTCGTGCTATCGGGGGAGATGAAGCCGCAGGATGTGCCAGCGTTGTTGCCCGCGGGTTTCATTGCAAATGAGCGGATCGAGCGGATCGTGTCGACGGTATCTCGGCTGGACGCGGGGATTCGTCATATTCACTTTGAAGACGGACGCGAGTTGGCCTATGACGCTGCCCTGCTCGCACCGGGAAGCACGCCGGTCGTACCCGATATGCCCGGCTGCGATCTCGGTAACGTGTACAGGCTCCGCAGTCTGGCCGATGCGTGCGATATCGTCGATGCGGTCCATGATCGATGCCGCGTGGTCATTCTTGGCAGCAGCTTTATCGGACTCGAATCGGCTTGCGCGCTTAGAAAGCGGAACATCGATATCACCGTCGTCTCGACAGACAAAATACCGTTCTCGGTGCAATTCGGCGACCGGATCGGCTCGATGTTCCGGTATCTGCACGAGGATAACGGCGTCGTGTTCAGGCTTGACACAAAGGTGGCTGCTCTCGCCGGAGAAAGCGCGGTGCGCGAGGTCGTTCTCGCAAGCGGAGAACGGCTCGCCGCGGACGTCGTGCTGCTCGGTACGGGTGTGAAGCCCGCAACAGGGTTTGTCGATGGGGTCGCTCTGCAGAAGGACGGCGGCATTACCGTCGATGCGGGCATGTGGGCTACGCCGGGCTTGTATGTGGCCGGCGACATCGCCGTTTTTCCGCTGGATGAAGGCCGTCCGTCGGTGCGGATAGAACACTGGCGTGTTGCGCAGCAGCATGGGCTGATCGCGGCGCGGAACATGTGCGGTGCAAATGAGCGTTACGACAGTGTGCCCTTCTTCTGGACCCACCACTATGGCAAGACTTTCGAATATCTCGGGCACGCCAGTGAGTGGGACGAGATCGTGACCGATGGCGACCTCGATCTTCACGAATTTCTGGCGCTTTTCGTCAAAGACGGAAAAGTCGTCGCGGCGCTCGCCTGCGGGCGCGAGCAACAGACTTCGCGACTGATCGGATTCCTGCGCTCAGGACTGTCTGTGGATCAGGCGCTACGGATCGCCAATGGGCACGATACGGGAAGAGAGGGGAAATTTGCAGCATGA
- a CDS encoding BON domain-containing protein gives MRNAFPTSGITINDDSGFVPGGAGAMRRKAVVDVLPILRPFRLAVFACGMALALSCALSARMAVAQQSTPQAQSENDQGAVDQTEHVASDSWITTKVKSELLADSVSKGFDVGVETTHGVVALSGKLANSGAIDHVKQIAQSVQGVKSVDTSALRVGTP, from the coding sequence ATGAGAAACGCTTTCCCTACATCTGGTATTACCATTAATGACGATTCGGGCTTCGTGCCGGGCGGCGCCGGTGCCATGCGGCGCAAGGCCGTCGTGGATGTCCTGCCTATTCTCAGGCCTTTCAGGCTCGCTGTGTTTGCCTGCGGCATGGCGCTGGCATTGAGCTGCGCCCTGTCTGCGCGCATGGCCGTCGCCCAGCAGTCGACACCGCAGGCACAGAGCGAAAATGACCAAGGCGCTGTTGATCAGACTGAGCATGTGGCCTCGGACAGCTGGATCACCACCAAGGTGAAATCGGAACTCCTTGCCGACAGTGTCAGCAAGGGCTTTGATGTCGGTGTCGAGACTACGCATGGCGTGGTGGCGCTCAGCGGCAAACTTGCCAATTCCGGCGCAATCGACCACGTCAAGCAAATCGCTCAAAGCGTCCAGGGCGTTAAGAGCGTGGATACCTCCGCCCTCAGAGTCGGCACGCCCTGA
- a CDS encoding PRC-barrel domain-containing protein encodes MNSGTQPPLTEGASTLGENIGAVDTHGHRLLAASKLDGETVYSSDNKDVGKVKEVMLDMHSGRIAYIVLSSGGFLGMGDTLYAIPWHILTPDSEEKSLKLSIPSEKIKDAPGFHKDSWPSMADHGWASSVHEYYRVESDGRRGLTTGGENLPGAVSSTDTERNP; translated from the coding sequence ATGAATTCAGGCACGCAACCGCCTCTAACCGAAGGCGCATCGACTTTAGGCGAGAACATCGGAGCCGTTGACACACACGGCCACCGATTACTCGCGGCCAGCAAACTCGACGGTGAGACGGTTTACAGCTCCGATAACAAGGACGTCGGCAAGGTAAAAGAGGTCATGCTCGACATGCATTCGGGCCGGATCGCATACATCGTGCTGTCAAGTGGCGGATTTCTCGGCATGGGTGACACGCTGTACGCCATTCCATGGCACATATTGACGCCGGATTCCGAGGAAAAAAGCCTCAAGTTGTCGATCCCGTCGGAAAAAATCAAGGATGCCCCGGGATTCCACAAAGATAGCTGGCCCTCGATGGCGGATCACGGCTGGGCAAGTTCCGTTCATGAATATTACCGCGTCGAATCCGACGGCAGACGGGGCCTTACAACCGGCGGAGAGAATCTGCCCGGTGCGGTCAGCAGTACGGATACAGAGCGCAACCCCTGA
- a CDS encoding CheR family methyltransferase yields MNDSNNFPPTPQGATSPRIIAIGASAGALHALSLFFRAACAIPQDVAFVVVVHLAPGAESHLPELLSKDTSFAVSAIEDGAIPRSGNVYVIPPKASVMIEQGVFRLRPAVERPAIPMPIDEFFASLAADQHDRAIGIVLTGANADGSAGLRAIKAEGGMMMVQTPDTAEQDSMPTHAIATGLVDYVLPIEQMPEVLFDYIARSGSGIVPAPGDAKGPVDLEPVLRALAVAGSDFRGYKRGSLERRIARRMAVNKVDSLDAYCDILRSSGEEAQALSQDMMIGVTEFFRDPQAWKALSEQVLSSLLDESEGDQPLRVWVPGCATGEEAYSMAILLTEAIEQRKLNRTFMILASDVNRVALARARQGIYPPGVALSVGPTRLARFFRASNDGYQIEQGLRETILFTPQNLIVDPPFSRVDLISCRNLLIYLEPQAQQRVFEVFHFALNPQRYLFLGRSESTDPDSSQFQEVSRTWRIYQRSSVLATALSGYRFSTGTERREAFPPASRVGVRSKGYAELVNASLLEEHNAASVLINAAHQILYVSGSADEYLRQPAGEPTGNILDMARDGLRLKLRIVLRRATQDHTVLPVSEIVSDGGASAVKITVMRPFDRTHTGKGWLVIFSRTPMTDRSVSPLPTGVDSDLWHLESELHTTQLELGSTIEELEESNSELRVSNEEILSMNEELRSANEELETSKEELQAVNEQLNAVNSQLEQKVRQLEVLSEDVTNLLASMEIATLLLDQQGVIKRFTPSAGRIFGLVPADIGRAITNVLGNPLGNALQEDVRRVLSAQAGKAGKDIETVTGQWYFRCITPYITVPGTPPAGVVVTWTDITHVKISDERSRRFAAAVQDSNDAMTVFDLNGSLIAWNTAATKLYGYTEAEALGMTVSDMLPPGARQDHLDFIRQAACHEALHSYETQRVSKSGRVIDIWITLSILANSQGNVTAVATTERELTDRGSSNARPL; encoded by the coding sequence ATGAATGATTCCAATAATTTTCCGCCGACGCCGCAGGGCGCCACTTCGCCTCGAATTATCGCTATCGGCGCCTCAGCCGGCGCTCTTCACGCATTGAGCCTGTTTTTTCGCGCGGCTTGCGCGATCCCGCAGGATGTCGCCTTTGTCGTGGTGGTTCATCTGGCCCCCGGTGCCGAAAGTCATCTCCCGGAGCTGCTGTCCAAGGACACGTCCTTTGCCGTCTCGGCCATCGAGGACGGTGCAATCCCGCGCTCGGGGAATGTCTATGTTATTCCGCCCAAAGCGTCCGTCATGATCGAGCAAGGCGTATTCCGTTTGCGGCCTGCTGTCGAACGCCCCGCGATTCCGATGCCGATCGATGAGTTCTTCGCCTCGCTTGCCGCGGATCAGCACGATCGCGCGATCGGGATCGTGCTGACTGGCGCGAACGCGGACGGTTCGGCGGGTCTGAGGGCGATCAAGGCCGAAGGCGGCATGATGATGGTTCAAACACCTGATACCGCCGAGCAGGATTCGATGCCCACGCATGCGATCGCCACGGGGCTGGTCGATTATGTGCTGCCGATCGAGCAGATGCCCGAGGTGTTGTTCGACTACATCGCGCGTTCCGGCAGCGGCATTGTGCCTGCCCCCGGCGATGCGAAGGGGCCGGTCGATCTGGAACCGGTTCTCCGGGCGCTGGCGGTCGCCGGTTCCGACTTCCGGGGCTACAAGCGCGGTTCCCTCGAACGTCGAATTGCCCGGCGCATGGCGGTCAATAAAGTCGACAGCCTTGACGCCTATTGCGACATCCTGAGGTCCTCGGGTGAGGAAGCCCAGGCTTTGAGTCAGGACATGATGATTGGCGTGACAGAGTTCTTTCGCGACCCGCAGGCGTGGAAGGCCCTGTCGGAGCAAGTCCTGAGCAGCCTTCTGGATGAGTCCGAAGGCGATCAGCCCCTGCGCGTCTGGGTTCCCGGATGCGCAACAGGAGAGGAAGCCTATTCGATGGCTATATTGCTGACCGAAGCAATCGAGCAACGCAAGTTAAACCGGACCTTCATGATCCTGGCATCCGATGTGAACCGGGTGGCGCTCGCGCGTGCAAGGCAGGGCATCTATCCTCCGGGTGTCGCCTTGTCTGTCGGCCCAACGCGGCTCGCGCGTTTTTTCCGTGCAAGCAACGATGGCTACCAGATTGAGCAGGGGCTGCGCGAAACGATCTTGTTCACGCCACAGAACCTGATTGTCGACCCGCCTTTTTCCCGCGTCGACCTCATCAGTTGCCGCAATCTGCTGATCTACCTCGAGCCGCAAGCACAACAGCGGGTATTCGAGGTCTTTCACTTTGCGCTCAACCCGCAGCGGTATCTGTTTCTGGGAAGGTCGGAAAGTACCGATCCTGATTCCAGCCAGTTCCAGGAAGTCTCAAGAACCTGGCGCATTTACCAGCGCAGTTCAGTTCTCGCGACCGCCTTATCCGGCTACCGGTTCTCGACAGGCACGGAACGCCGCGAAGCATTTCCACCTGCGAGTCGCGTAGGCGTACGCAGCAAAGGCTATGCGGAACTGGTCAACGCTTCCCTGCTCGAGGAGCACAACGCGGCATCAGTGTTGATCAACGCCGCTCACCAGATTCTCTATGTGAGTGGCTCGGCTGACGAGTACCTGAGGCAGCCCGCTGGCGAGCCGACAGGCAATATTCTCGATATGGCGCGTGACGGGCTTCGCCTCAAACTGCGGATCGTCTTGCGCCGAGCGACCCAGGACCACACGGTCTTGCCAGTCAGTGAAATCGTCTCCGACGGGGGGGCATCGGCGGTAAAAATAACGGTGATGCGACCGTTCGACAGAACCCACACAGGCAAAGGATGGCTCGTCATCTTTTCCCGGACACCGATGACTGACCGATCCGTGTCGCCGCTGCCAACCGGGGTGGACTCCGATCTCTGGCACCTGGAGAGCGAGCTTCACACGACCCAGCTCGAACTGGGCAGCACGATCGAAGAGCTGGAAGAGAGCAACAGCGAATTACGCGTATCGAACGAAGAAATCCTTTCGATGAACGAGGAGTTGCGTTCGGCAAATGAAGAACTTGAAACGTCGAAAGAGGAACTGCAGGCCGTTAACGAGCAACTGAATGCGGTCAATTCCCAGCTTGAGCAGAAGGTTCGCCAGCTTGAGGTGCTCAGCGAGGACGTGACGAATCTTCTGGCCAGCATGGAAATTGCCACACTGCTCCTCGATCAGCAGGGCGTGATCAAGCGGTTTACCCCGAGTGCGGGCCGAATTTTCGGTCTGGTTCCTGCCGACATCGGGCGGGCGATCACGAATGTTCTTGGAAATCCTCTGGGAAATGCGCTGCAGGAGGATGTCCGGCGGGTGCTGTCAGCCCAGGCCGGCAAGGCCGGCAAAGATATTGAAACGGTGACAGGGCAGTGGTACTTCCGATGCATCACGCCGTACATTACCGTTCCCGGAACGCCGCCGGCGGGCGTGGTGGTGACTTGGACCGATATTACCCATGTCAAGATCTCGGACGAAAGGTCCCGACGTTTTGCTGCGGCGGTTCAGGATTCGAATGATGCTATGACAGTGTTCGATCTGAATGGAAGCCTGATCGCATGGAACACAGCCGCGACCAAGCTGTATGGCTATACCGAGGCCGAAGCCTTGGGTATGACGGTGTCCGACATGTTGCCGCCGGGCGCCAGGCAGGATCATCTCGATTTCATCCGCCAAGCCGCATGCCACGAGGCGTTGCACTCCTACGAAACCCAGCGGGTCTCCAAGAGTGGTCGCGTGATCGACATCTGGATCACCCTGTCTATTCTTGCGAATAGCCAGGGCAACGTAACGGCTGTCGCGACGACGGAGCGCGAACTCACCGACCGGGGATCGAGCAATGCTCGCCCCCTCTAG
- a CDS encoding phosphoketolase, with protein sequence MNKSNALTPEWLRKIDAYWRAANYLSVGQIYLYDNPLLREPLTIAHVKPLVVGHWGTVPGQNFIYAHLNRVINKYDLNLFYVSGPGHGGAALVANVYLEGTWSEVYPDVTQDLGGLKTLFKQFSFPGGISSHVAPTTPGSINEGGELGYSLSHAFGAVFDNPDLIVACVIGDGEAETGPLAASWHSNKLLNPITDGAVLPILHLNGFKISNPAILARIGHEELAQFLSGCGWIPIFVEGDDPAAMHQRMADATDRAVELIRKIQDDARNRDVKTRPRWPVIVLRSPKGWTGPKEVNGVQIENTFRSHQVPFPVNPQFPDHVQLLERWMKSYRPEELFDEHGRLFPELAELAPKGDRRMGANPHANGGLLLRALLMPDFRGYAVNVPAPGGVLGQDTLVLGTFLRDVVSRNKAPRNFRIFGPDETVSNLLGAVFETTSRQWDAQTLANDEFLAPDGLVLDSMLSEHQCEGWLEGYLLTGRHGLFNSYEAFIRIVDSMFSQHAKWLKVTRELRWRRPIASLNYLLASHVWQQDHNGFTHQDPGFIDHVINKKADIVRVYLPPDANCLLSVTDHCLRSLNYVNVVIAGKHALPQWLTMDQAVTHCTQGIGIWTWASNDQDAEPDIVMACCGDTPTLEVLAAVSILRESLPGLRVRVINVVDLMKIQSASEHPHGLSEPDFDSLFTRDKHVVFAFHGYPTLVHRLTYRRANQNIHVRGYKEEGTITTPFDMRVQNDMDRFHLVQDVVDRLPALGSRGAYLKQAMQDKLIAHKQYINQHGRDMPEVLNWMWKPWERAGSA encoded by the coding sequence ATGAATAAATCAAATGCGCTTACGCCTGAATGGCTGAGAAAGATCGACGCCTACTGGCGGGCCGCCAACTACCTGTCGGTAGGCCAAATCTACCTCTATGACAACCCCTTGCTGCGTGAACCGCTGACAATCGCCCACGTCAAACCGCTTGTGGTCGGGCACTGGGGGACGGTGCCGGGCCAGAATTTCATCTACGCGCATTTGAATCGCGTCATCAATAAATATGACTTGAACCTGTTCTACGTTAGCGGCCCTGGCCATGGCGGCGCCGCACTGGTGGCTAATGTCTATCTGGAAGGGACTTGGAGCGAGGTCTATCCCGATGTCACGCAGGACCTGGGGGGCCTGAAGACGCTGTTCAAGCAGTTTTCATTTCCCGGGGGTATTTCCAGCCACGTGGCACCGACCACGCCGGGGTCGATCAACGAAGGCGGCGAACTGGGCTACTCGCTCAGCCATGCCTTCGGGGCGGTATTCGACAACCCGGATCTGATCGTGGCGTGCGTGATTGGCGATGGCGAGGCGGAGACGGGTCCATTGGCCGCGTCATGGCATTCGAACAAGCTGCTGAACCCAATCACGGATGGCGCGGTGCTCCCCATCCTGCACCTTAATGGATTCAAAATCAGCAACCCGGCCATCCTGGCGCGAATCGGCCACGAAGAACTCGCGCAATTCCTTTCCGGCTGCGGTTGGATTCCCATTTTCGTCGAAGGCGATGATCCCGCGGCGATGCATCAACGCATGGCCGATGCCACCGACCGCGCAGTCGAACTCATCCGAAAGATCCAGGACGACGCGCGCAATCGCGATGTGAAGACGCGACCGCGATGGCCGGTCATCGTGTTGCGCTCGCCCAAGGGCTGGACCGGGCCGAAAGAGGTGAACGGCGTTCAGATCGAAAACACCTTTCGTTCTCACCAGGTTCCGTTTCCGGTCAATCCGCAATTTCCCGACCACGTGCAATTGCTGGAACGCTGGATGAAGAGTTACCGGCCCGAGGAGCTGTTCGACGAGCACGGCCGCTTGTTCCCCGAGCTTGCCGAGCTGGCGCCCAAAGGCGACCGCCGCATGGGCGCCAATCCTCATGCCAACGGCGGTTTGCTTTTGCGCGCCTTGTTGATGCCTGACTTTCGCGGCTATGCCGTCAATGTGCCGGCGCCGGGCGGGGTGCTAGGGCAAGACACGCTGGTGCTTGGCACCTTCCTCAGAGATGTCGTGAGCCGAAACAAGGCCCCGCGCAATTTTCGGATCTTCGGCCCCGACGAGACCGTATCGAATCTGTTAGGCGCCGTTTTCGAGACCACAAGCCGCCAATGGGATGCCCAGACCTTGGCCAACGACGAGTTCCTGGCGCCTGATGGTCTGGTGCTGGACTCCATGCTCAGCGAGCACCAATGCGAAGGATGGCTTGAGGGGTACCTTTTGACCGGCCGGCATGGCCTGTTCAACAGCTATGAGGCGTTTATCCGCATCGTTGACTCAATGTTCAGTCAGCACGCCAAGTGGCTCAAGGTGACGCGTGAATTGCGCTGGCGCCGCCCCATCGCCTCCTTGAACTATCTACTGGCCTCGCACGTCTGGCAGCAGGATCACAATGGCTTCACGCATCAAGATCCAGGTTTCATCGACCATGTGATCAACAAAAAGGCGGATATCGTGCGCGTGTACCTGCCGCCAGACGCCAACTGCCTCCTATCGGTCACCGATCATTGTCTGCGCAGTCTCAACTACGTCAACGTGGTCATTGCTGGCAAGCATGCGCTGCCGCAATGGTTGACGATGGACCAAGCCGTCACCCATTGCACGCAAGGCATCGGCATCTGGACGTGGGCCAGTAATGACCAGGACGCGGAGCCTGATATCGTCATGGCCTGTTGCGGTGACACTCCCACGCTTGAGGTGCTGGCGGCCGTATCCATCCTGCGCGAGAGCCTGCCCGGCCTGCGGGTACGTGTGATCAATGTGGTGGATCTTATGAAGATTCAATCCGCCAGCGAGCATCCTCATGGGTTGAGCGAGCCCGACTTCGATTCTCTGTTTACCCGCGACAAGCATGTTGTCTTCGCCTTCCATGGATATCCGACGCTGGTGCACCGCCTGACCTACCGCCGCGCGAACCAGAATATTCACGTGCGCGGATACAAGGAAGAGGGCACGATTACGACGCCATTCGACATGCGTGTGCAAAACGACATGGACCGCTTTCATCTTGTGCAGGACGTAGTCGACAGGCTTCCAGCACTGGGTAGTCGGGGCGCCTATCTGAAGCAGGCAATGCAGGACAAGCTGATCGCGCACAAGCAGTACATCAACCAGCACGGCAGGGATATGCCGGAAGTGCTGAACTGGATGTGGAAGCCCTGGGAGCGCGCCGGCTCGGCGTGA
- the gnd gene encoding phosphogluconate dehydrogenase (NAD(+)-dependent, decarboxylating) yields the protein MQIGMIGLGRMGASMVMRLLKGGHESIIHDHAPEAMERLVALGALGTSSLPAFVARLQRPRVVWLMVPAAAVDALLANLAPLLQKGDIVIDGGNSYYHDDLRRATALSTAGIEFVDVGTSGGIAGLERGYCLMIGGTAAAVAHLAPLFVTLAPGAGAAVATPGRQAGGSADQGWLHCGPHGAGHFVKMVHNGIEYGVMAAYAEGLNILRHANAGAQASAINAETTPLRHPEHYRYEMNLADIAELWRRGSVIGSWLLDLTAAALTTDPALGSYTGRLSDSGEGRWTVQAAIDEAVPAPVLSAALYARFDSRNHADFANRVQSAMRHAFGGHLEQPAKPTPAQAKT from the coding sequence ATGCAAATCGGCATGATCGGTCTGGGCCGCATGGGCGCCAGCATGGTGATGCGCCTGCTCAAAGGCGGCCATGAAAGCATCATTCACGACCATGCCCCAGAGGCAATGGAACGCCTGGTGGCATTGGGCGCCTTGGGCACCTCGTCACTGCCCGCGTTCGTGGCCCGCCTCCAGAGGCCGCGTGTGGTCTGGCTGATGGTGCCGGCGGCGGCTGTCGATGCGCTCCTCGCCAACCTCGCCCCCCTGCTGCAGAAAGGCGACATCGTCATCGATGGCGGTAATTCCTATTACCACGATGACCTGCGCCGCGCCACGGCGCTGTCAACGGCAGGCATCGAGTTCGTAGACGTCGGCACCAGCGGCGGAATAGCTGGCCTGGAACGCGGCTATTGCCTGATGATCGGCGGCACGGCGGCGGCGGTAGCCCATCTTGCGCCGCTGTTTGTCACGCTGGCCCCAGGCGCGGGCGCGGCTGTTGCCACACCCGGCCGCCAGGCGGGCGGCAGCGCCGACCAAGGCTGGCTGCATTGCGGCCCGCACGGCGCCGGTCATTTCGTCAAGATGGTGCACAACGGCATCGAATACGGCGTGATGGCTGCCTATGCGGAAGGACTGAACATCCTGCGCCACGCCAACGCGGGTGCGCAAGCCAGCGCCATAAACGCAGAAACCACGCCGCTAAGGCATCCGGAACACTACCGCTACGAGATGAATCTGGCCGACATCGCCGAGCTCTGGCGGCGCGGCAGCGTGATTGGCTCCTGGCTGTTGGACCTGACCGCCGCGGCGTTGACAACCGACCCGGCGCTGGGCAGCTACACGGGCCGTCTGTCGGATTCCGGCGAAGGGCGCTGGACCGTGCAGGCCGCGATCGACGAAGCGGTGCCGGCGCCCGTGCTAAGCGCCGCGCTCTATGCGCGCTTTGACTCGCGCAACCACGCCGACTTCGCCAATCGCGTGCAGTCAGCCATGCGCCATGCCTTCGGCGGACACCTCGAACAGCCGGCTAAGCCGACGCCGGCGCAAGCAAAAACATGA